In Desulfovibrio sp. JC010, the following proteins share a genomic window:
- the infC gene encoding translation initiation factor IF-3 has translation MAFHRDRRPYRRDDGARRNERIRVPRVMVIDDEGNQLGELPTREALEIAQDRGLDLVEVAEKADPPVCKIMDYGKFKYQQQKRKQEAKKKQTIVQIKEVKFRPKTDEHDYQTKLKHIRRFLEGGDRCKVTIFFRGREIVHKDRGLAVLERVKEETMDISKMEQAPRSEGRTMNMMLAPIKK, from the coding sequence ATAGCTTTTCATAGAGACAGGCGTCCCTATCGCAGGGATGACGGTGCCCGCCGAAACGAGCGCATTAGAGTTCCCAGAGTCATGGTTATTGACGATGAGGGTAATCAGTTGGGTGAACTTCCCACACGTGAAGCCCTTGAAATAGCACAGGACCGGGGTCTTGATCTGGTTGAAGTTGCAGAAAAGGCAGATCCGCCTGTTTGCAAGATTATGGACTATGGTAAGTTCAAATATCAGCAGCAGAAGCGTAAGCAGGAAGCCAAAAAGAAGCAGACGATAGTCCAGATCAAGGAAGTCAAGTTTCGCCCCAAGACAGACGAGCACGATTACCAGACAAAGCTCAAGCACATCCGTCGGTTTCTTGAAGGCGGCGACAGGTGCAAAGTCACTATATTTTTCAGGGGCCGAGAAATTGTCCATAAGGACAGAGGGTTGGCTGTTCTGGAGCGAGTCAAAGAAGAGACCATGGATATTTCCAAAATGGAACAGGCTCCAAGGTCCGAAGGCCGCACCATGAACATGATGTTGGCTCCTATTAAAAAATAA
- the thrS gene encoding threonine--tRNA ligase produces the protein MQVAGKELEVQQGALCGEVLKEALSKKQFKNVVVAKCGDTFLDLTTTVPADCTDLEPVMADSEEGLEVIRHSTAHLMAEAVKKLFPTAKVTIGPAIASGFYYDFDYERPFTPEDLEAIEAEMLRRVGANEEFTREELSSADAIKKFEGMNESYKIELINDLGEDTVSVYSNGEFADLCRGPHVARTGMLKAFKLLSVAGAYWRGDENREQLQRIYGTAFPDPKSLKKHLAQLEEAKKRDHRKLGTQLDLFSVNPEVGAGMTIWHPKGALIRAILEDFERKEHLKRGYQFVQGPLILKRELWEKSGHYDNYRENMYFTEIDEQSYGIKPMNCLSHMLVFKSRLRSYRDMPQRYFEHGVVHRHEKSGVLHGLLRVRTFTQDDAHLICRPDQLRDEIIGVAKFVGDVMDLFGFEYEAEVSTKPEKAIGSDEDWDRATEALEGALNEMGMEYTINEGDGAFYGPKIDIIIKDALERRWQCATIQCDFTLPERFDLSYVGEDGGRHRPVMLHRVILGSIERFIGVLLEHTGGALPAWLSPVQAKILTVTDSQNEFAQKVLQFLQEKGIRAEVDYRNEKLGYKVREAQLEKIPFMLVVGDKEVAAESVNVRARDGEDPGLKSIEDAAELISTAINEPFKRGGMSYSFS, from the coding sequence ATGCAAGTTGCAGGTAAAGAACTTGAGGTTCAGCAGGGTGCGCTTTGCGGCGAGGTTCTCAAAGAGGCCTTGTCCAAAAAGCAGTTCAAGAACGTTGTAGTAGCCAAATGCGGCGATACCTTTCTTGATCTCACCACCACCGTGCCTGCCGACTGTACCGACCTTGAGCCGGTAATGGCTGACTCCGAAGAAGGTCTGGAAGTAATCCGCCACTCCACTGCACACCTTATGGCTGAAGCGGTGAAGAAGCTCTTCCCCACTGCCAAGGTGACCATCGGCCCCGCAATCGCCAGCGGCTTCTACTACGACTTCGACTATGAACGCCCCTTCACTCCTGAAGATCTGGAGGCCATCGAAGCCGAAATGCTGCGCCGTGTGGGTGCCAACGAAGAATTTACCCGCGAAGAGCTTTCCAGCGCGGACGCGATCAAAAAATTCGAGGGCATGAACGAGTCCTACAAAATCGAACTGATCAACGATCTGGGTGAAGACACTGTTTCCGTATACTCCAACGGTGAGTTTGCAGACCTCTGCCGTGGCCCCCACGTGGCCCGCACCGGCATGCTCAAGGCCTTCAAGCTGCTCTCCGTTGCAGGTGCCTACTGGCGTGGAGATGAAAACCGCGAACAGCTGCAGCGCATCTACGGAACAGCTTTTCCCGATCCCAAGTCCCTGAAAAAGCACCTTGCCCAACTTGAGGAAGCTAAAAAACGCGACCACCGCAAACTGGGAACCCAGCTTGACCTTTTCTCCGTGAACCCCGAAGTGGGCGCAGGCATGACCATCTGGCACCCCAAAGGTGCGCTGATCAGAGCCATCCTTGAAGACTTCGAACGCAAGGAACACCTCAAGCGCGGCTACCAGTTCGTACAGGGTCCGCTCATTCTCAAGCGTGAGCTTTGGGAAAAGTCCGGTCACTACGACAACTACCGCGAAAACATGTATTTCACTGAGATTGATGAGCAGTCATACGGCATTAAACCCATGAACTGCCTCTCTCATATGCTGGTATTCAAATCCAGACTGCGCAGCTATCGTGACATGCCCCAACGTTACTTTGAACACGGGGTTGTCCACCGCCATGAGAAATCCGGCGTACTGCACGGCCTGCTCCGTGTGCGTACCTTCACTCAGGATGATGCGCACCTCATCTGCCGCCCGGATCAGCTTCGCGATGAAATCATCGGGGTAGCCAAGTTTGTCGGCGACGTGATGGATCTGTTCGGATTTGAATACGAAGCGGAAGTCAGCACCAAACCTGAAAAGGCCATCGGTTCTGATGAAGATTGGGACAGAGCAACAGAAGCTCTCGAAGGCGCACTCAATGAAATGGGTATGGAATACACCATAAATGAGGGCGACGGCGCGTTCTACGGTCCCAAAATCGACATTATTATTAAAGATGCACTTGAACGCCGCTGGCAATGTGCTACAATCCAGTGTGATTTTACCTTGCCAGAGCGGTTCGACTTAAGCTATGTGGGCGAAGATGGTGGTCGTCACAGACCAGTAATGCTACACCGGGTAATCCTCGGTTCCATCGAGCGCTTCATCGGTGTTCTCCTTGAACACACCGGTGGCGCACTGCCTGCCTGGCTGTCCCCTGTTCAGGCAAAAATTCTCACTGTCACCGACTCTCAGAACGAATTTGCACAAAAAGTCTTGCAGTTTCTGCAAGAAAAGGGCATTCGTGCCGAGGTTGATTATCGCAATGAGAAACTGGGCTACAAAGTTCGGGAGGCCCAGCTTGAAAAAATCCCGTTCATGTTAGTAGTAGGCGACAAAGAAGTCGCTGCGGAATCGGTCAATGTAAGGGCCCGCGACGGGGAAGACCCCGGACTCAAATCTATTGAAGATGCGGCAGAGCTTATTTCGACCGCCATTAATGAACCATTCAAACGCGGAGGCATGAGCTATAGCTTTTCATAG
- a CDS encoding sulfatase-like hydrolase/transferase — translation MNLFVESCYLRRTELEQAMKDKTRREFLRDGLALTAGAMASGVLGDTQTAEAKPTGKKSSPKTGKRRPNIMLIITDQQRQEQHWPAGWLDKNMPSMARLQNKGVTFTNNFTAAAACSPSRASFLTGVYPSVHGVTQVPPNPPLGGDITNIFKLVEKAGYDIAYKGKMHLFTPQSNPSMDNFTSYDIKWAADNYRANRWNPPDCAVDIGGNPWIGGGYPSNDQRFVDGVPETYNRMTPAITNGETIFEYLDNHDPDTDNPFLMVCSFGNPHDISAWPDQDKWGYDKADYDDLDEINLPPNYNDSLDEKPSAQKEYQKLCDKVSSCPTKKDRVDFCRFYAHLHRVVDKQISAVLDKLEEKGLTEDTVIFRIADHGEQGWSHQMIQKGVNSYQETINVPLIISNPKLFPKGTKTESFSSLIDLVPTVAELTGAAAPEELKKAGIHGKSLVPVMNDPNASVRDRAMFFTEDCESLFEGLLGMKNVYDTVAGKIRSIRYKDWMYAVYFTNKGTKLEYEMYNLADDPGQMVNLAWGARAKANRAMMQKLHDMLTDELVKYKALPDGFKWPKKAGVKSV, via the coding sequence ATGAACCTCTTTGTTGAGTCGTGCTATCTGCGCCGGACTGAACTGGAGCAGGCCATGAAAGACAAGACACGGCGAGAATTCCTCAGAGACGGGCTGGCACTTACAGCCGGAGCAATGGCTTCCGGTGTGCTGGGCGATACACAAACAGCCGAAGCAAAACCCACAGGTAAAAAATCATCCCCAAAAACAGGCAAAAGACGGCCCAACATCATGCTGATCATTACCGACCAGCAGCGGCAGGAACAGCACTGGCCTGCAGGGTGGCTCGATAAGAACATGCCCAGCATGGCACGCCTGCAAAACAAGGGCGTTACTTTCACCAACAATTTCACAGCCGCTGCCGCCTGCTCCCCAAGCCGGGCAAGCTTCCTGACCGGGGTTTATCCCAGCGTACACGGCGTAACGCAGGTTCCGCCCAATCCTCCCTTGGGAGGAGACATAACCAACATCTTCAAGTTGGTTGAAAAAGCCGGATACGATATCGCCTACAAAGGCAAAATGCATCTCTTTACCCCGCAATCCAATCCGTCCATGGACAACTTTACCAGCTACGATATTAAATGGGCCGCAGATAATTACCGCGCCAACCGCTGGAATCCGCCGGACTGCGCCGTGGATATCGGCGGCAACCCGTGGATCGGAGGTGGGTATCCGAGCAACGACCAGCGTTTTGTGGACGGAGTACCGGAAACCTACAACCGCATGACTCCAGCCATAACTAACGGCGAGACCATTTTCGAATATCTGGACAACCATGATCCGGACACAGACAATCCATTTCTCATGGTCTGCTCCTTCGGTAACCCGCACGACATCAGTGCCTGGCCGGATCAGGACAAATGGGGTTACGACAAGGCGGACTATGACGACCTTGATGAAATCAACCTGCCGCCGAACTACAATGACAGCCTTGATGAAAAACCATCCGCCCAGAAGGAATACCAGAAGCTCTGCGACAAGGTTTCCAGCTGCCCCACTAAAAAGGACCGGGTGGATTTCTGCCGTTTCTATGCCCACCTGCACAGAGTGGTCGACAAACAGATTTCAGCTGTTCTTGATAAGCTTGAAGAAAAGGGACTCACCGAAGATACTGTTATTTTCCGTATTGCAGACCACGGAGAACAGGGCTGGTCGCACCAGATGATCCAGAAAGGGGTAAACAGCTATCAGGAAACCATCAACGTTCCGCTGATCATCTCCAATCCGAAGCTCTTTCCCAAAGGGACCAAAACCGAATCCTTTTCCAGCCTGATCGATCTTGTACCCACCGTGGCGGAACTGACCGGAGCCGCTGCACCTGAAGAATTAAAAAAGGCGGGTATCCACGGCAAGTCCCTTGTCCCGGTCATGAACGATCCCAACGCAAGTGTCCGTGACCGGGCCATGTTCTTTACCGAAGATTGTGAATCACTCTTCGAAGGTCTGCTGGGAATGAAAAACGTATATGATACTGTAGCGGGCAAAATCCGCAGTATCCGCTACAAAGACTGGATGTATGCTGTCTACTTCACCAACAAAGGCACCAAGCTGGAATACGAAATGTATAATCTGGCCGATGATCCGGGACAGATGGTCAATCTGGCTTGGGGAGCACGGGCAAAAGCCAACCGGGCCATGATGCAAAAACTACATGACATGCTGACGGATGAGCTGGTAAAATACAAAGCGTTGCCTGATGGGTTTAAATGGCCAAAAAAGGCGGGGGTAAAATCCGTTTAA
- a CDS encoding anaerobic sulfatase maturase yields MPKPLQTILIKPAGPDCNMGCTYCFYLEKNSLFNENPIHRMSEDILEELIRQTMEQSGDQVSFIWQGGEPTLMGLNFFRKAVDLQQLYGRGQMVGNGLQTNGLLIDDDWIQFLKSYNWLVGLSLDGPEHVHDHYRRTRSGNGTWKTISANAEKMIAAGLAVNALIVVNDHSVHFPDEIYEFHKNMGLSHMQFIPCVEADRVNPSLLSPFSVPADKYGHFLCRIFDLWMADFPALNPRTSLRMFDSLLHRYIGHPAPECTMLKECGNYVAVEHNGDVFSCDFFVQPEWKLGNIQDSSLIKMLNSGRQHDFGYRKANLPAECINCRWLSLCRGGCPKDRIPQNNKSGLNYLCPAYKLFFEYSDKRFRQLAHALQKPRITPAAKQKTGRNQPCPCGSGKKFKKCCAE; encoded by the coding sequence ATGCCTAAACCACTGCAAACAATCCTTATCAAACCCGCAGGCCCGGACTGCAACATGGGCTGCACCTACTGCTTCTACTTGGAAAAAAACTCGCTGTTTAATGAAAACCCGATTCATCGCATGTCTGAAGACATACTTGAAGAGCTTATAAGGCAGACCATGGAACAATCCGGGGATCAGGTCAGCTTTATCTGGCAGGGCGGCGAGCCGACGCTCATGGGACTTAATTTCTTCCGCAAAGCAGTTGATTTGCAGCAACTCTATGGGCGCGGACAGATGGTCGGAAACGGTTTGCAGACCAACGGACTGCTCATAGATGACGACTGGATTCAGTTCCTTAAATCATACAACTGGCTGGTCGGCCTGTCTCTGGACGGACCTGAGCATGTGCACGACCACTACCGCCGGACTCGTAGCGGAAACGGCACATGGAAAACAATTTCAGCCAATGCCGAAAAAATGATCGCCGCCGGACTGGCTGTAAACGCGCTTATTGTCGTTAACGACCACTCGGTTCATTTCCCGGATGAAATATATGAATTTCACAAGAATATGGGTCTATCCCATATGCAGTTCATCCCCTGTGTGGAAGCAGACAGAGTCAATCCATCACTTCTCTCCCCTTTTTCCGTTCCTGCTGACAAATACGGGCATTTCCTCTGCCGTATATTCGACCTTTGGATGGCTGATTTCCCGGCCCTGAACCCGCGCACGTCCCTACGCATGTTCGATTCTTTACTTCATCGCTACATAGGCCACCCTGCGCCGGAATGTACCATGCTTAAAGAATGCGGAAACTATGTGGCTGTGGAGCATAACGGAGATGTCTTTTCCTGCGATTTCTTTGTCCAGCCGGAATGGAAACTCGGCAACATACAGGATTCGAGCCTCATCAAAATGCTGAACTCCGGCAGACAACACGATTTCGGATACAGAAAGGCAAATCTGCCTGCCGAGTGTATAAACTGCCGCTGGCTATCTCTATGTCGCGGAGGTTGTCCCAAAGACCGAATTCCTCAAAACAATAAAAGTGGGCTGAATTACCTATGTCCGGCCTACAAACTGTTCTTTGAGTACTCGGATAAAAGATTCCGCCAGCTCGCCCATGCCTTGCAAAAACCACGCATCACCCCGGCTGCGAAACAAAAGACAGGCAGAAATCAGCCCTGCCCCTGCGGAAGTGGTAAGAAATTCAAAAAATGTTGCGCTGAGTAA
- a CDS encoding DUF2059 domain-containing protein: MKSIKTGIICIMALLCLIAAPAQAEENKKMEVALELAHAMLDTEALYTAFHYMTIMAVEAGVYNDPETEGYREPLINAYKEAFKETFYDPEILDSMYLLHAEVYTEEFNKKELEGLLHFYKTPLGKKFAKKQQIIMQKGEKKAEDLLSSVFANRFDEKLAPKIEKLQNDGIMPTE; this comes from the coding sequence ATGAAATCAATAAAAACAGGCATTATATGCATAATGGCACTCCTCTGCTTGATTGCCGCCCCCGCACAGGCGGAAGAAAACAAAAAAATGGAAGTTGCTCTAGAATTAGCCCACGCAATGCTCGACACAGAAGCCCTGTACACAGCATTTCACTACATGACCATAATGGCGGTCGAAGCCGGGGTTTATAATGATCCGGAAACAGAAGGCTACAGAGAACCGCTAATCAACGCATACAAGGAAGCATTTAAAGAAACATTCTACGACCCGGAGATTCTTGACTCCATGTACCTTCTACATGCAGAAGTCTACACTGAGGAATTCAACAAAAAAGAACTTGAGGGACTGCTGCACTTCTACAAAACACCTCTGGGAAAAAAATTCGCGAAAAAACAACAAATAATCATGCAAAAAGGTGAGAAAAAAGCTGAAGATTTACTCAGCTCTGTTTTTGCAAATAGATTTGATGAAAAACTGGCTCCTAAAATCGAAAAGCTGCAAAATGATGGAATTATGCCCACTGAATAA
- a CDS encoding acyl-ACP thioesterase domain-containing protein: MDNDSLLISNTVPAYETGPDDRMHCHWLMHHLQEAATAHADSFGFGIEGMAKLGCFWVLTSMRIEIAELPVREKEFTLTTWSRGAKKLRAFRDFSGCDETGREIVRATSEWMVLDSETRRPIAVDQKLNLHALDRCAFPDSMKRLRPGTPEKEIRSLKVGYSSLDANGHVNNTEYLRWSFDGLRPLGLDQNKVKSIRIAFLSEVFEGNEIKLMNCDCGENGFELIGMNESEGKAAFALRVE, from the coding sequence GTGGACAACGATTCACTCCTGATCAGCAACACGGTCCCGGCTTACGAGACGGGACCGGATGACCGCATGCACTGCCACTGGCTTATGCATCACCTGCAGGAAGCTGCTACCGCGCATGCGGATTCCTTTGGCTTCGGCATTGAAGGCATGGCCAAACTAGGCTGCTTCTGGGTGCTGACTTCCATGCGCATTGAAATTGCCGAACTGCCTGTACGCGAAAAGGAATTTACACTGACAACATGGTCACGCGGAGCTAAGAAGTTGCGTGCTTTCCGCGACTTCTCCGGCTGCGATGAAACAGGACGCGAGATCGTCCGGGCCACTTCTGAATGGATGGTGCTGGACTCTGAAACACGCCGTCCCATTGCAGTTGATCAAAAACTGAATCTGCACGCTCTGGACCGCTGCGCTTTCCCGGACAGCATGAAACGACTGCGTCCCGGCACACCGGAAAAAGAAATCCGCTCCCTGAAAGTTGGGTACAGCTCCCTCGATGCCAACGGACACGTAAACAACACCGAATACCTGCGCTGGTCATTCGATGGTCTACGTCCGCTGGGCCTGGATCAGAACAAGGTCAAATCTATCCGCATTGCATTTCTTTCCGAAGTTTTCGAAGGAAATGAAATCAAGTTGATGAATTGTGATTGCGGCGAAAATGGTTTTGAATTGATCGGCATGAATGAGAGTGAGGGGAAGGCTGCATTTGCTTTGAGAGTTGAATAG
- the shc gene encoding squalene--hopene cyclase, with the protein MNKKSAMKTNKKPKNHVVSLLQPKDALNRVMKRFRSLQSPDGYWVFALEADVTIPSEYIMFNRFLGRKMDKGVAERLGNYIRAKQMPDGGWPLHDEDGPINISASVKAYMALKMLGDDKNDPHMVRARRTILAKGGAETCNVFTRICLATFGQIPWHCPPAMPVEIVLLPKWFFFHLDKVSYWSRSVIYPLLLIYAKQPVCRLRPEEAVPELFCKPAEEHIHIDKWRNKSWRKNFFIFTDRFLKRTMHLIPKKINDKAIKYATEWTREHMAGRGGIGAIFPAMANAVMALHLMGFDESDPDYARGLQAVDDLMVDKFHVPEKSPWEHTVITGGAELSAAPELDISPNHGTAENLEQAMCQPCNSPIWDTCLTLSAMMEAGEDQNSRCTQQSLNWLWDQQIFFRGDWISKAPKLEGGGWAFQFENTFYPDLDDTAMVLMAMCRAGVLDQPEHHENFVKGVNWLIGMQSTNGGWAAFDIDNCAEYLNDIPFADHGALLDPPTSDLTARVVELLGVIGYDKSFKPIKRGIEFLKKEQEDDGSWFGRWGVNYIYGTWSVLCGLRQAGEDMNSSYVCKAVEWFENHQNKDGGWGETCLSYNSKHFAGLGDSTASQTSWALLGLMAAGRVHSKAVSRGIRYLLDTQKDDGSWDETLFTGTGFPKVFYLRYHGYSQYFPMWALGVYKRFVADEDTKQIMMRRDTPLDLGRKW; encoded by the coding sequence ATGAACAAGAAAAGTGCCATGAAAACGAACAAAAAGCCCAAGAACCACGTTGTATCACTGCTGCAACCCAAGGATGCCCTGAACCGGGTAATGAAACGGTTCCGCTCCCTGCAATCCCCGGACGGCTACTGGGTCTTCGCACTGGAAGCTGATGTTACCATCCCTTCCGAATACATCATGTTCAACAGATTTCTGGGCCGCAAAATGGACAAAGGTGTTGCCGAGCGACTGGGCAACTACATCCGCGCCAAGCAGATGCCGGACGGCGGCTGGCCCCTGCACGATGAAGACGGCCCCATCAACATAAGTGCATCCGTAAAGGCATACATGGCCCTGAAGATGCTCGGTGATGATAAAAACGATCCGCACATGGTCCGCGCCCGCAGAACCATTCTTGCAAAAGGCGGTGCTGAAACATGTAACGTGTTCACCCGTATCTGCCTTGCCACCTTCGGTCAGATTCCGTGGCACTGCCCTCCGGCCATGCCAGTGGAAATCGTGCTGCTGCCCAAATGGTTCTTCTTTCATCTGGATAAAGTCTCATACTGGTCCCGCTCGGTTATCTACCCGCTGCTTTTGATCTACGCCAAGCAGCCGGTCTGCCGGCTGCGTCCGGAAGAAGCTGTGCCTGAACTTTTCTGCAAACCTGCAGAAGAGCACATTCATATTGATAAGTGGCGCAACAAAAGCTGGCGCAAAAATTTCTTCATCTTCACCGACCGTTTCCTGAAACGGACCATGCACCTGATCCCCAAGAAGATTAACGACAAGGCCATTAAATACGCCACAGAATGGACCCGCGAACACATGGCCGGACGCGGCGGCATCGGGGCGATCTTTCCGGCAATGGCCAACGCGGTCATGGCCCTGCACCTGATGGGTTTTGATGAATCCGACCCGGATTACGCCCGCGGCCTGCAGGCTGTGGACGACCTCATGGTTGATAAATTCCACGTGCCTGAAAAGTCGCCATGGGAACACACTGTCATTACCGGCGGTGCGGAACTTTCAGCGGCACCGGAGCTGGATATTTCCCCCAACCACGGTACTGCTGAGAACCTCGAACAGGCCATGTGCCAACCCTGCAACTCCCCCATCTGGGATACCTGCCTGACCCTTTCGGCAATGATGGAAGCAGGTGAGGACCAGAACAGCAGATGTACCCAGCAGTCCCTGAACTGGCTCTGGGACCAGCAGATTTTCTTCCGTGGGGACTGGATTTCCAAAGCCCCCAAGCTCGAAGGCGGCGGCTGGGCTTTCCAGTTTGAAAACACCTTCTACCCCGACCTTGATGACACCGCCATGGTGCTTATGGCCATGTGTCGCGCCGGGGTTCTGGATCAGCCCGAACATCACGAAAATTTTGTTAAAGGCGTAAACTGGCTCATCGGCATGCAGTCCACCAACGGCGGCTGGGCGGCATTCGATATCGACAACTGCGCCGAATACCTGAACGACATCCCCTTTGCGGACCACGGTGCCCTGCTAGACCCGCCCACATCCGACCTGACCGCCCGTGTGGTCGAGCTACTGGGTGTTATCGGTTACGACAAGAGCTTTAAGCCCATCAAACGCGGTATTGAATTCCTGAAAAAAGAACAGGAAGACGACGGTTCATGGTTCGGCCGCTGGGGTGTGAACTATATTTACGGCACATGGTCCGTGCTTTGCGGGTTGCGTCAGGCCGGGGAAGACATGAATTCTTCCTATGTCTGCAAGGCCGTGGAATGGTTTGAAAACCATCAGAACAAAGACGGCGGCTGGGGCGAAACCTGCCTGAGCTACAACAGCAAGCATTTTGCGGGTCTGGGCGATTCCACTGCCTCACAGACTTCATGGGCCCTGCTGGGACTCATGGCTGCCGGGCGGGTTCACTCCAAAGCTGTCAGCCGCGGTATCCGCTACCTGCTGGACACTCAGAAAGATGACGGCAGCTGGGATGAAACCCTTTTCACCGGAACCGGATTCCCCAAGGTTTTCTACCTGCGTTACCACGGCTACTCCCAATACTTCCCCATGTGGGCACTGGGCGTGTACAAACGTTTTGTGGCCGATGAAGACACCAAGCAGATCATGATGCGCCGCGACACCCCGCTCGACCTCGGCAGGAAATGGTAG
- a CDS encoding TetR/AcrR family transcriptional regulator produces MNVNSKTIDAPQQPLRMLILDAARKLFAEHGYAQVSMRKLATTIGYSPTTIYHHFKDKKELFLCLTEETYRDFLQRINGIIATAPPPREALKNILYTLVDMGLENPSAYRVGFMMESDLWKDHDSHFQDNPLGKTMYNRINKCVKDCLPKNASDEDVLVTANSVVAATHGLTSLLITYPSFEWGPLDRLKAQVIDSAVDAIG; encoded by the coding sequence ATGAATGTCAATTCAAAAACAATTGATGCACCGCAGCAGCCGTTGCGTATGCTGATTCTGGATGCCGCCCGCAAGCTCTTTGCCGAGCACGGGTACGCGCAGGTTTCCATGCGCAAACTGGCTACCACCATCGGCTACTCACCGACCACCATCTATCATCACTTTAAGGATAAGAAGGAACTCTTCCTCTGCCTTACTGAAGAGACCTACCGGGATTTCCTGCAGCGCATCAATGGAATCATTGCCACTGCTCCTCCCCCGCGTGAAGCCTTGAAAAACATTCTCTACACCCTTGTGGACATGGGGCTGGAAAACCCCAGTGCCTACCGGGTGGGCTTCATGATGGAAAGCGATCTCTGGAAGGATCACGATTCCCACTTTCAGGATAATCCGCTGGGCAAAACCATGTACAACCGCATCAATAAATGCGTTAAAGACTGCCTGCCCAAAAACGCTTCAGACGAGGACGTGCTGGTCACCGCAAACTCTGTAGTTGCCGCAACCCATGGACTTACCTCACTTTTGATCACCTACCCCTCTTTTGAATGGGGTCCGCTGGACAGATTGAAAGCGCAGGTAATTGACTCCGCTGTTGACGCCATCGGCTGA